One Chitinophagaceae bacterium C216 genomic window carries:
- the hldE gene encoding Bifunctional protein HldE: protein MNKNIQDIINSKIVSLEQALALRREWKAQQRKVVFTNGVFDILHAGHVQSLSNARTEGECLIVGLNSDASVKRLKGEQRPIISQQDRATLLAALFFVDAVVLFEEDTPIKLITTLQPDVLVKSADYQIENIVGAKEVIANGGEVKIMPFVEGLSTTTIIDKIIKSTSSQQ, encoded by the coding sequence ATGAATAAAAACATACAGGATATTATCAACAGTAAGATTGTATCGTTGGAACAAGCACTGGCTTTGCGTCGGGAGTGGAAAGCACAGCAGAGAAAAGTGGTATTCACTAATGGGGTTTTTGACATACTACATGCCGGACATGTACAATCCCTAAGCAATGCCCGTACCGAGGGAGAGTGTCTTATTGTTGGGCTTAATAGTGATGCATCAGTAAAAAGACTAAAGGGTGAACAACGCCCGATTATCAGTCAGCAAGACAGAGCCACATTGTTGGCTGCTCTTTTCTTTGTGGATGCGGTGGTACTTTTTGAGGAAGACACTCCTATTAAGCTTATCACCACTTTACAACCTGATGTACTAGTAAAATCTGCCGATTATCAAATTGAAAATATTGTAGGAGCCAAAGAAGTAATAGCCAATGGTGGTGAAGTTAAAATCATGCCTTTTGTGGAAGGTTTGTCTACCACCACTATCATTGATAAGATTATAAAAAGTACTTCATCTCAACAATAA